One genomic region from Desulfatirhabdium butyrativorans DSM 18734 encodes:
- a CDS encoding ParB/RepB/Spo0J family partition protein: MPAPEGSAPETPPTYFIVAGERRFEAAKNAGLTEIPAILVDGNTGEIALVENLLRQDLTSVEEAEALDRLMKEESYTQEQLGVIIGKARTTVNEILSLNRLPQEIRDECRSNPAVTRKALINIARKKQTRGMLTAWKKFKEKMAKEESGQKGQKKSRPAAPAVRQT; the protein is encoded by the coding sequence GTGCCCGCGCCCGAGGGATCTGCGCCCGAAACGCCACCAACCTATTTCATCGTGGCCGGTGAGCGGCGCTTCGAGGCGGCCAAAAATGCGGGGCTTACGGAAATTCCCGCCATCCTGGTGGATGGCAACACCGGTGAAATCGCCCTGGTGGAGAATCTGCTGCGACAGGACCTGACGTCCGTGGAGGAAGCCGAGGCGCTGGATCGCCTCATGAAGGAGGAATCCTACACCCAGGAGCAGTTGGGGGTAATCATCGGCAAGGCCCGCACTACGGTCAACGAGATTCTTTCGCTGAACCGCCTTCCCCAGGAAATTCGGGATGAATGCCGAAGCAACCCGGCGGTGACGCGAAAGGCGCTGATCAACATCGCACGCAAGAAGCAAACGCGTGGCATGCTGACGGCATGGAAAAAGTTCAAGGAAAAGATGGCGAAGGAAGAAAGCGGGCAAAAGGGCCAAAAGAAATCCAGACCCGCCGCACCGGCTGTTCGACAAACATGA
- a CDS encoding HepT-like ribonuclease domain-containing protein → MSEQRNMQLFLNDIYDSIQAIESFIEGMTLEEFSKDRKSFSATIRELEVIGEAVTNIPDKIKQRYPHILWQEIKSFRNKIVHEYFGIDIRMVWDVVKNELPLLKEQIFQVQTELEG, encoded by the coding sequence ATGTCTGAACAACGGAATATGCAGCTTTTCTTGAATGACATCTACGATTCCATACAGGCGATCGAGTCATTTATCGAGGGAATGACGCTGGAAGAATTCAGTAAGGACAGAAAAAGCTTTTCGGCGACTATCCGCGAGCTCGAGGTTATTGGAGAAGCTGTTACGAATATTCCGGATAAAATTAAACAAAGATATCCTCATATTTTGTGGCAAGAAATCAAATCCTTTCGGAACAAAATTGTTCATGAATATTTTGGGATTGATATCAGAATGGTATGGGATGTCGTAAAAAATGAGCTGCCGCTGCTTAAAGAGCAGATTTTTCAGGTACAGACTGAATTGGAAGGATGA
- a CDS encoding nucleotidyltransferase family protein, translating into MDKNEIILFIKENKPFLEQQFGVVRIGLFGSYARGDAHENSDIDIAVEMRNEHIFRNFFGLERYLQEHLKKKIDLGMVETIKPLVKQRILNEIVYV; encoded by the coding sequence ATGGATAAGAACGAAATTATCCTTTTTATAAAGGAAAACAAGCCGTTTCTGGAACAACAGTTTGGGGTTGTGCGCATTGGTTTGTTTGGCAGTTATGCCAGGGGAGATGCTCATGAGAACTCCGATATTGATATTGCTGTTGAAATGCGGAATGAACATATATTCAGGAATTTTTTTGGTCTGGAACGATATCTGCAAGAACATCTGAAGAAGAAAATTGATCTCGGTATGGTAGAGACCATAAAACCGCTGGTAAAACAGCGTATATTGAATGAAATCGTTTATGTCTGA